One segment of Primulina tabacum isolate GXHZ01 chromosome 6, ASM2559414v2, whole genome shotgun sequence DNA contains the following:
- the LOC142549734 gene encoding uncharacterized protein LOC142549734 isoform X3, whose amino-acid sequence MQRSERIPVSERFGPTRCKMEICGQVPSINLRFHQMEAFKPLTVRCNLSQNPISPEHLGRNMFILGMGFVGRFFASDLKSRGWAVSGSCTSVAKKNELEKMGYASHVFDANDPRPEILEIVKSHTHLVVSIPPVAGVGDPMLRDKEFVENILEDGRLQWLVYLSTTSVYGDCGGAWVDEEYTIRTTSERVIDRLSAEEEWLSLGRNLGIAAHVFRLGGIYGPGRRFIVIFKYFNILLTSWLLFSWIRVQSLSRIISCLFLFDSAIDTMLKQKPLSFSQKTRMYKNYTSRIHVADVCQALNASVLRPSPGQVKTCNVFYFQIR is encoded by the exons ATGCAGCGATCAGAAAGAATTCCAGTTTCTGAAAGATTTGGTCCAACCCGCTGCAAGATGGAGATTTGCGGCCAAGTCCCGTCAATTAATCTCCGATTTCACCAAATGGAAGCCTTTAAACCCCTTACTGTCAGATGCAATCTATCCCAAAACCCTATATCGCCGGAACATTTGGGTCGTAACATGTTCATTCTCGGAATGGGTTTCGTCGGACGCTTCTTCGCTTCCGATTTGAAGAGCAGAGGCTG GGCGGTGAGTGGGAGCTGCACAAGCGTCGCCAAGAAGAATGAACTCGAAAAAATGGGATATGCTTCTCATGTCTTTGATGCAAATGACCCACG ACCTGAAATTCTAGAGATTGTTAAAAGTCATACACATCTCGTCGTATCCATACCCCCAGTGGCGGGCGTTGGTGATCCG ATGCTGCGTGATAAAGAATTTGTGGAGAACATTTTAGAGGATGGGAGACTCCAATGGCTAGTATATTTATCAACCACAA GTGTGTATGGAGATTGTGGCGGTGCTTGGGTAGACGAAGA ATATACTATAAGAACTACGAGTGAGCGGGTGATAGATAGGTTATCTGCTGAGGAAGAATGGCTGAGCTTGGGTCGTAATCTCGGGATTGCAGCTCATGTATTTCGCCTTGGTGGTATATATGGCCCTGGTAGAAGGTTTATAgtaatattcaaatattttaacattttactAACTTCGTGGCTTTTATTCAGTTGGATTAGAGTTCAATCTCTGTCGAGGATTATATCCTGTCTTTTCTTGTTTGACAGTGCTATTGATACCATGCTGAAACAGAAGCCTCTATCATTTAGTCAGAAAACAAGAATGTATAAAAACTACACATCTCGTATTCATGTGGCCGATGTATGCCAAGCTCTCAATGCCAGTGTTCTGAGACCGTCTCCGGGGCAAGTAAAAACATGCAATGTGTTCTATTTCCAGATTCGGTGA
- the LOC142549732 gene encoding protein DA1-related 1-like isoform X2: MGWLTKIFKGSTHKISGGQYAGRYEDDTILEVPTTSEETGSDFDREEIDRAIAISIAEEDEKVKKAIDKEAHLEEDEQLAKAIQESLNVESPPQSPPRGPRTRPSGYDSGSFFPHNLFRYPLGHRICSGCNSEIGNRRFLSGMGAFWHPECFRCDACNKPILDYEFSMSDGRPYHKSCYKDLYHPKCDVCKQFIPSNASEEIAYREHPFWHQKYCPSHENDGTPRCCSCERMEPVDCRYLILDDGRKLCLECLDSSIMDTHECQPLYLEIQEFYEGLNMKVEQQITMLLVERQALNEAMEGEKIGHHNMPETRGLCLSEERTIRTILKRPRIGGYRIIDLFTEPYRLIRRCEVTAILVLFGLPRLLTGSILAHEMMHAWLRLKGYPSLSPDVEEGICQVLAHMWLDSEIIPGSSNDEASTSFSSSEVSTALPPGSSKKGKRSLFEKKLGEFFKHQIESNPSVAYGDGFRQGNKAVLELGLKSTLDHIRLTGSFP, translated from the exons ATGGGTTGGCTAACCAAGATTTTCAAAGGTTCTACCCACAAAATATCAGGTGGCCAATATGCTGGGAGATATGAAGATGATACTATTTTGGAAGTTCCGACTACTTCAGAG GAGACAGGGTCAGATTTTGACAGAGAAGAAATCGATCGAGCCATAGCAATTTCCATTGCTGAAGAAGATGAGAAAGTGAAAAAAGCAATAG ATAAAGAAGCTCATTTGGAAGAAGATGAGCAGCTAGCTAAGGCCATTCAAGAAAGTTTGAATGTGGAATCTCCACCTCAATCACCTCCTCGAGGCCCTCGAACTCGGCCATCTGGATATGATTCTGGCAGTTTCTTTCCCCATAATCTATTTCGATATCCTTTAGGACACAG AATCTGTAGTGGTTGCAATAGTGAAATTGGCAATAGAAGATTTTTGAGTGGCATGGGGGCCTTTTGGCATCCAGAATGTTTCCGTTGTGATGCTTGTAATAAACCGATTTTGGATTATGAG TTTTCGATGTCCGATGGTCGACCTTACCATAAATCCTGCTATAAGGATCTGTATCACCCCAAGTGCGATGTTTGCAAACAATTT ATCCCAAGCAATGCCTCTGAAGAAATTGCATATAGAGAGCATCCTTTCTGGCATCAAAAATATTGCCCGTCTCATGAGAATGATGGGACGCCTCGATGCTGCAGCTGCGAAAGAATGGAG CCCGTGGATTGTAGATATTTGATTCTAGATGATGGAAGGAAGCTATGTTTGGAGTGTTTAGACTCTTCGATAATGGACACACACGAGTGCCAACCTCTGTACCTCGAAATCCAAGAATTTTATGAAGGTTTAAACATGAAGGTGGAGCAGCAAATTACAATGCTCTTGGTCGAGAGACAGGCTCTAAATGAGGCCATGGAGGGAGAGAAAATC GGTCACCACAACATGCCTGAGACTAGAGGTCTTTGTCTGTCAGAAGAGCGAACCATTCGCACG ATTTTGAAGCGACCACGAATTGGTGGGTATCGAATAATAGACTTGTTCACTGAACCTTATAGGCTGATTCGTCGATGTGAAGTGACTGCAATCCTTGTCTTGTTTGGGCTTCCTAG GTTATTGACTGGATCCATCCTTGCTCATGAAATGATGCATGCTTGGCTTCGACTCAAAG GTTATCCGAGTCTGAGTCCAGACGTTGAAGAAGGTATCTGCCAAGTGCTGGCTCATATGTGGTTAGATTCTGAAATAATTCCTGGTTCAAGTAATGATGAAGCTTCCACTTCATTTTCATCTTCTGAAGTGTCAACAGCATTACCACCTGGTTCTTCGAAGAAGGGGAAACGATCCCTGTTCGAGAAAAAACTTGGTGAATTTTTCAAACACCAGATTGAATCGAACCCTTCGGTAGCATACGGAGATGGTTTCAGACAAGGCAACAAGGCGGTCTTGGAGTTGGGCCTAAAGAGTACTCTTGACCACATTAGGCTTACAGGAAGTTTTCCCTGA
- the LOC142549734 gene encoding uncharacterized protein LOC142549734 isoform X2 → MQRSERIPVSERFGPTRCKMEICGQVPSINLRFHQMEAFKPLTVRCNLSQNPISPEHLGRNMFILGMGFVGRFFASDLKSRGWAVSGSCTSVAKKNELEKMGYASHVFDANDPRPEILEIVKSHTHLVVSIPPVAGVGDPMLRDKEFVENILEDGRLQWLVYLSTTSVYGDCGGAWVDEEYTIRTTSERVIDRLSAEEEWLSLGRNLGIAAHVFRLGGIYGPGRSAIDTMLKQKPLSFSQKTRMYKNYTSRIHVADVCQALNASVLRPSPGKIYNIVDDDPAPRMEVFEYAQDLVEEKFSEHGEQYVSIDRDESLVKRLGSRGEKRVSNSRMKKELEVKLLHPTFRSGLRAIIDDMDLSVLQKPTGS, encoded by the exons ATGCAGCGATCAGAAAGAATTCCAGTTTCTGAAAGATTTGGTCCAACCCGCTGCAAGATGGAGATTTGCGGCCAAGTCCCGTCAATTAATCTCCGATTTCACCAAATGGAAGCCTTTAAACCCCTTACTGTCAGATGCAATCTATCCCAAAACCCTATATCGCCGGAACATTTGGGTCGTAACATGTTCATTCTCGGAATGGGTTTCGTCGGACGCTTCTTCGCTTCCGATTTGAAGAGCAGAGGCTG GGCGGTGAGTGGGAGCTGCACAAGCGTCGCCAAGAAGAATGAACTCGAAAAAATGGGATATGCTTCTCATGTCTTTGATGCAAATGACCCACG ACCTGAAATTCTAGAGATTGTTAAAAGTCATACACATCTCGTCGTATCCATACCCCCAGTGGCGGGCGTTGGTGATCCG ATGCTGCGTGATAAAGAATTTGTGGAGAACATTTTAGAGGATGGGAGACTCCAATGGCTAGTATATTTATCAACCACAA GTGTGTATGGAGATTGTGGCGGTGCTTGGGTAGACGAAGA ATATACTATAAGAACTACGAGTGAGCGGGTGATAGATAGGTTATCTGCTGAGGAAGAATGGCTGAGCTTGGGTCGTAATCTCGGGATTGCAGCTCATGTATTTCGCCTTGGTGGTATATATGGCCCTGGTAGAAG TGCTATTGATACCATGCTGAAACAGAAGCCTCTATCATTTAGTCAGAAAACAAGAATGTATAAAAACTACACATCTCGTATTCATGTGGCCGATGTATGCCAAGCTCTCAATGCCAGTGTTCTGAGACCGTCTCCGGG GAAAATATATAACATCGTGGATGATGATCCTGCTCCAAGAATGGAAGTTTTTGAGTACGCCCAGGATTTGGTTGAGGAGAAATTTTCTGAACATGGAGAACAATATGTTTCTATAGACAGAGATGAATCCCTTGTCAAGAGGTTAGGTTCCAGGGGCGAGAAACGAGTTTCCAATTCTCGTATGAAGAAAGAACTGGAAGTGAAGTTGCTTCATCCCACTTTTAGGTCTGGATTGCGGGCCATCATTGATGACATGGACCTTTCAGTTCTACAAAAACCTACAGGTTCTTGA
- the LOC142549736 gene encoding UPF0603 protein At1g54780, chloroplastic-like yields METILSANSFCPLFKTLLFQPKPAFGLKPISCTLRKQISQSIKQSFRNPSWFSHVNQGTAALAISLALNFSCPILTDSALASEFDVLSDGPPAESFVVDDAGVLSRVTKSDLKRLLSDLESRKGYHINVVTVRKLTSKADAFEYADQVLERWYPTVEDGNNKGIIVLVTSQKEGAITGGPEFIKAVGDSVLDATVSENLPVLAVEEKYNEALFSAAKRLVAAIDGLPDPGGPKAKDNKRESNFKTKEETEEKRGQFSLVVGGLLVIAFVVPMAQYYAYVSKK; encoded by the exons ATGGAAACCATTCTTTCTGCTAATTCCTTCTGCCCTCTTTTCAAGACACTTCTTTTCCAACCCAAACCGGCTTTCGGGCTCAAACCCATTTCTTGCACCCTCAGAAAACAGATTTCTCAATCAATCAAACAATCTTTCCGCAATCCCAGTTGGTTTTCTCATGTGAACCAGGGAACAGCAGCGCTCGCCATTTCTTTAGCACTAAACTTCTCCTGCCCGATTTTGACCGACTCTGCATTGGCCTCTGAATTTGATGTTTTGAGCGACGGCCCTCCGGCAGAATCATTCGTTGTTGATGATGCTGGTGTGCTTAGCCGTGTCACCAAATCTGATTTGAAGAGATTATTGTCGGATTTGGAGTCCAGAAAAGGCTACCACATTAACGTTGTGACTGTCCGCAAGCTCACT AGCAAAGCCGATGCATTCGAGTATGCTGATCAAGTACTGGAACGCTGGTACCCAACTGTGGAGGATGGCAACAACAAAGGCATAATTGTGCTAGTTACCAGCCAAAAAGAAGGTGCAATTACAGGTGGACCTGAATTCATCAAGGCTGTTGGTGATTCTGTTCTTGATGCCACAGTATCAGAGAATCTTCCGG TGCTAGCAGTGGAGGAAAAGTATAATGAAGCTTTGTTTAGTGCTGCAAAACGTCTAGTTGCAGCGATAGATGGCCTCCCTGATCCTGGTGGCCCTAAGGCTAAAGATAATAAAAGAGAGTCTAACTTCAAAACCAAAGAGGAGACAGAAGAGAAACGAGGTCAGTTCTCACTTGTAGTTGGAGGCTTGTTAGTGATTGCTTTTGTCGTTCCAATGGCACAGTACTATGCGTATGTCTCCAAGAAATGA
- the LOC142549737 gene encoding small polypeptide DEVIL 4-like: protein MIWCINFEEMGSSTPSSSDLRRSKKRLSSRRLGRSLEEQRGRLYIIRRCVVMLICWHD, encoded by the coding sequence ATGATTTGGTGCATTAATTTTGAAGAAATGGGAAGTAGTACTCCATCTTCATCGGATTTGAGAAGATCCAAGAAAAGATTGTCAAGTAGAAGATTGGGAAGATCTCTTGAGGAACAAAGAGGGAGGCTCTACATTATAAGAAGGTGTGTGGTGATGCTTATTTGCTGGCACGACTGA
- the LOC142549732 gene encoding protein DA1-related 1-like isoform X1, translating to MGWLTKIFKGSTHKISGGQYAGRYEDDTILEVPTTSEETGSDFDREEIDRAIAISIAEEDEKVKKAIDKEAHLEEDEQLAKAIQESLNVESPPQSPPRGPRTRPSGYDSGSFFPHNLFRYPLGHSRICSGCNSEIGNRRFLSGMGAFWHPECFRCDACNKPILDYEFSMSDGRPYHKSCYKDLYHPKCDVCKQFIPSNASEEIAYREHPFWHQKYCPSHENDGTPRCCSCERMEPVDCRYLILDDGRKLCLECLDSSIMDTHECQPLYLEIQEFYEGLNMKVEQQITMLLVERQALNEAMEGEKIGHHNMPETRGLCLSEERTIRTILKRPRIGGYRIIDLFTEPYRLIRRCEVTAILVLFGLPRLLTGSILAHEMMHAWLRLKGYPSLSPDVEEGICQVLAHMWLDSEIIPGSSNDEASTSFSSSEVSTALPPGSSKKGKRSLFEKKLGEFFKHQIESNPSVAYGDGFRQGNKAVLELGLKSTLDHIRLTGSFP from the exons ATGGGTTGGCTAACCAAGATTTTCAAAGGTTCTACCCACAAAATATCAGGTGGCCAATATGCTGGGAGATATGAAGATGATACTATTTTGGAAGTTCCGACTACTTCAGAG GAGACAGGGTCAGATTTTGACAGAGAAGAAATCGATCGAGCCATAGCAATTTCCATTGCTGAAGAAGATGAGAAAGTGAAAAAAGCAATAG ATAAAGAAGCTCATTTGGAAGAAGATGAGCAGCTAGCTAAGGCCATTCAAGAAAGTTTGAATGTGGAATCTCCACCTCAATCACCTCCTCGAGGCCCTCGAACTCGGCCATCTGGATATGATTCTGGCAGTTTCTTTCCCCATAATCTATTTCGATATCCTTTAGGACACAG CAGAATCTGTAGTGGTTGCAATAGTGAAATTGGCAATAGAAGATTTTTGAGTGGCATGGGGGCCTTTTGGCATCCAGAATGTTTCCGTTGTGATGCTTGTAATAAACCGATTTTGGATTATGAG TTTTCGATGTCCGATGGTCGACCTTACCATAAATCCTGCTATAAGGATCTGTATCACCCCAAGTGCGATGTTTGCAAACAATTT ATCCCAAGCAATGCCTCTGAAGAAATTGCATATAGAGAGCATCCTTTCTGGCATCAAAAATATTGCCCGTCTCATGAGAATGATGGGACGCCTCGATGCTGCAGCTGCGAAAGAATGGAG CCCGTGGATTGTAGATATTTGATTCTAGATGATGGAAGGAAGCTATGTTTGGAGTGTTTAGACTCTTCGATAATGGACACACACGAGTGCCAACCTCTGTACCTCGAAATCCAAGAATTTTATGAAGGTTTAAACATGAAGGTGGAGCAGCAAATTACAATGCTCTTGGTCGAGAGACAGGCTCTAAATGAGGCCATGGAGGGAGAGAAAATC GGTCACCACAACATGCCTGAGACTAGAGGTCTTTGTCTGTCAGAAGAGCGAACCATTCGCACG ATTTTGAAGCGACCACGAATTGGTGGGTATCGAATAATAGACTTGTTCACTGAACCTTATAGGCTGATTCGTCGATGTGAAGTGACTGCAATCCTTGTCTTGTTTGGGCTTCCTAG GTTATTGACTGGATCCATCCTTGCTCATGAAATGATGCATGCTTGGCTTCGACTCAAAG GTTATCCGAGTCTGAGTCCAGACGTTGAAGAAGGTATCTGCCAAGTGCTGGCTCATATGTGGTTAGATTCTGAAATAATTCCTGGTTCAAGTAATGATGAAGCTTCCACTTCATTTTCATCTTCTGAAGTGTCAACAGCATTACCACCTGGTTCTTCGAAGAAGGGGAAACGATCCCTGTTCGAGAAAAAACTTGGTGAATTTTTCAAACACCAGATTGAATCGAACCCTTCGGTAGCATACGGAGATGGTTTCAGACAAGGCAACAAGGCGGTCTTGGAGTTGGGCCTAAAGAGTACTCTTGACCACATTAGGCTTACAGGAAGTTTTCCCTGA
- the LOC142549733 gene encoding UPF0496 protein 1-like, with protein MKSSKLQGRRPRLLPAATFFSATHLLLLHADYTDRPCLTILENFSQMGSQISRNDRSSSSSSRYPPPPPPPPPPPPPPRAASDSNFNTSGQEEPTVPDLNSYEDACREDPDLRKLDENLQLRTRRTVNSMAVELEVRAISLDSLGEATGFLLEMNKEVVEIILRDKKDIWKDPELLKLVDDYFENSLLTLDFCKYLDTCLKRAEIIESIIKVALKKFEEERHSGDGPVKSYSRTLEELRNFRAAGDPFAAEFIEVFNSIRSRQVLMLKKLQAKDKKLDKKLRRLEVWRKVSNAIFIATFASVLICSVVAAAVTAPPVVTALAAAAAIPLGSMGNWLNSFWKKCEKDLMGQRKLISSMEIFGTIVLTDLESIGKLVDRFQIKIEELSTYTDFAMRDAESVEIVVEEIKTKADDFIKTIHDLSERANKCSEETRMARTVILRRMITSSSNQDIGMYSC; from the coding sequence ATGAAATCCTCGAAATTGCAAGGAAGAAGACCAAGACTTCTCCCGGCTGCTACCTTCTTCTCTGCGACTCATCTTCTGCTACTTCACGCGGATTATACAGACAGACCCTGTCTTACGATTCTTGAAAATTTCTCTCAAATGGGCAGCCAAATCAGCAGAAATGATcgaagcagcagcagcagcagtcgCTACCCGCCACCGCCTCCGCCTCCGCCTCCGCCTCCGCCTCCGCCTCGAGCAGCCTCAGATTCCAACTTCAACACCAGCGGACAAGAGGAGCCCACGGTCCCCGATCTGAACTCATATGAAGACGCTTGCCGCGAGGATCCTGATCTCCGGAAGTTAGACGAGAACCTCCAGCTTCGCACGCGCCGGACTGTCAACTCCATGGCCGTAGAGCTCGAGGTTCGCGCCATTTCTCTCGACTCGCTCGGTGAAGCCACGGGATTCTTACTCGAAATGAATAAAGAGGTGGTCGAAATCATCCTCAGGGACAAGAAAGATATATGGAAAGATCCTGAATTGTTGAAGCTCGTGGATGATTACTTCGAGAATAGCCTTTTAACTCTAGATTTCTGCAAATACCTTGATACCTGCCTTAAACGTGCTGAGATTATCGAGTCTATTATCAAGGTTGCCCTCAAGAAATTTGAGGAAGAACGTCATTCGGGAGACGGGCCTGTGAAGAGTTATTCAAGAACATTGGAGGAACTGAGGAATTTTAGGGCGGCTGGGGATCCGTTCGCCGCAGAGTTCATCGAGGTATTTAATTCCATTCGATCTCGGCAGGTTTTGATGTTGAAGAAGCTGCAAGCAAAGGATAAGAAATTGGATAAGAAGCTGCGGAGATTAGAAGTGTGGAGGAAGGTTTCCAATGCGATATTCATAGCGACATTTGCTTCTGTTTTGATCTGCTCGGTGGTGGCAGCTGCAGTCACCGCACCTCCAGTCGTGACGGCTCTGGCCGCTGCAGCAGCCATCCCTTTAGGATCAATGGGGAACTGGCTTAACTCGTTTTGGAAGAAATGTGAGAAAGATTTGATGGGGCAAAGGAAGCTTATTAGTTCAATGGAGATTTTTGGTACCATTGTTCTTACGGATTTGGAGAGCATCGGAAAACTGGTTGATAGGTTTCAAATTAAAATCGAGGAGTTGTCAACTTACACAGATTTTGCAATGAGAGACGCTGAGTCAGTGGAGATTGTGGTAGAAGAGATTAAAACAAAAGCCGATGACTTTATCAAGACTATCCATGATTTGAGTGAACGCGCCAATAAGTGCAGCGAAGAAACGAGGATGGCAAGGACTGTGATATTGAGGAGGATGATTACTAGCAGTTCAAATCAGGACATCGGTATGTATTCCTGTTAA
- the LOC142549731 gene encoding serine/threonine receptor-like kinase NFP — protein MSVPHNTFLSISSLFLIFAASLVSAQLPNNTADTDFTWSAETSMSCETYVTYRVRAPYSDLASISDLFGVSSMDIATASSLPSEHPVLIPNQLLLIPIKCTCNGTYYFSNVTYRITKGDNFYSVSIKPFQNLTKYHFVEDMNPMLDPYNLTIGVEAVFPLLCKCPRKSYKENKIRHLITYVWQPSDDVFSVSTMFRASASDIVMENNNRNFTGAICLHVLIPVKSTIKLQMFPSPETHVKSKHHLILITILSLVMALVIVLSGFAAYFNLLYKKNKMLVRNNSSLETSDLIPAFRVSKEEAFSPKIIQDKLLPGVSGYLGKPIMYDLHVITKAAMNFTEHYRIGGSVYKAIINDQVFAVKKTRDATEELQILQRVNHANLVKLMGISSDNDENFFIVYEYVENGSLEKWLFPKVSSSSDKVESLSWRQRLLIALEVANGLQYMHEHTQPSVAHKDIRTSNILLDSNFKPKISNFSAATATNCSTVLKVDVFSFGVVLLELLSGRKVIEMKDNGEVVMLWKEIKGILEVEDQRKERLRRWMDPRLKGCFCIDDALSLANLARACTSEKSSDRPRMAEIVFNLCVLTESSPQMYEKSGISILEAIGVYPVISPIMAR, from the coding sequence ATGTCAGTCCCTCATAATACCTTTCTGTCAATCTCTTCTCTGTTCCTCATTTTTGCAGCTTCCCTTGTTTCTGCGCAACTGCCTAATAATACAGCAGATACTGATTTTACATGGTCCGCAGAGACATCAATGTCTTGTGAAACGTATGTTACATACCGTGTTCGGGCACCTTATTCAGATCTTGCAAGTATATCTGATCTATTCGGAGTCAGCAGTATGGATATAGCGACAGCCTCTAGTTTACCATCAGAGCATCCTGTTCTGATTCCTAATCAATTGTTACTGATACCGATCAAATGTACTTGCAACGGAACATATTATTTCTCCAATGTCACCTATAGAATCACGAAAGGGGACAACTTTTACTCGGTTTCAATCAAGCCGTTTCAGAATCTAACAAAATACCATTTTGTCGAAGATATGAATCCCATGTTGGATCCTTACAACTTGACTATCGGAGTGGAAGCCGTCTTTCCATTGCTCTGTAAGTGCCCAAGAAAATCatacaaagaaaataaaattcgaCATCTGATTACTTACGTATGGCAGCCAAGTGATGATGTATTTTCTGTGAGTACGATGTTTCGGGCATCAGCATCAGATATTGTCATGGAGAATAATAACAGAAACTTCACAGGTGCAATATGCCTTCACGTGTTGATACCAGTAAAGTCAACGATTAAATTGCAGATGTTTCCTTCTCCGGAAACTCATGTTAAATCCAAACACCACTTGATTCTCATCACAATATTGAGCCTTGTTATGGCTCTCGTGATCGTGTTATCGGGTTTTGCAGCATACTTCAACCTCTTGTACAAGAAGAATAAAATGTTGGTTCGTAATAATTCTTCTTTAGAAACTTCTGATCTTATCCCTGCTTTCAGAGTCTCCAAAGAGGAAGCTTTTTCACCGAAGATCATACAGGATAAGCTGCTTCCAGGAGTGTCAGGCTATCTTGGAAAACCAATAATGTATGACCTGCATGTGATCACGAAAGCAGCTATGAACTTCACTGAACACTACAGAATTGGTGGGTCAGTTTACAAGGCCATAATAAATGATCAAGTTTTTGCTGTGAAGAAAACAAGAGATGCAACAGAGGAACTCCAAATATTACAGAGAGTGAATCATGCGAATTTAGTCAAGTTAATGGGAATTTCATCAGACAATGATGAGAATTTTTTCATCGTGTATGAATACGTTGAGAACGGATCATTGGAAAAGTGGTTGTTCCCAAAAGTGTCGTCTTCTTCAGACAAAGTTGAGTCCCTTAGTTGGAGGCAGAGGTTACTTATCGCCTTGGAAGTTGCAAACGGTCTCCAATACATGCACGAGCACACTCAACCAAGTGTCGCCCACAAAGATATCAGAACAAGCAATATACTTCTTGATTCTAATTTCAAGCCCAAGATTTCCAATTTCTCTGCAGCTACAGCAACTAATTGTTCCACGGTGCTAAAAGTTGATGTTTTTTCTTTTGGGGTCGTTCTTTTAGAGTTACTTTCGGGAAGGAAAGTTATCGAGATGAAGGACAATGGTGAAGTTGTAATGTTGTGGAAAGAAATAAAGGGTATCTTAGAAGTTGAAGATCAAAGGAAAGAGAGGCTAAGGAGGTGGATGGATCCAAGGCTGAAGGGTTGCTTCTGCATTGATGATGCTCTAAGCTTGGCGAATTTGGCAAGAGCATGTACTTCGGAAAAGTCATCGGACAGACCACGAATGGCGGAAATAGTGTTCAACCTCTGTGTTCTAACTGAATCATCTCCTCAGATGTATGAAAAGTCTGGGATTTCGATTTTGGAAGCCATTGGAGTTTATCCGGTTATTAGCCCGATTATGGCTCGTTGA
- the LOC142549734 gene encoding uncharacterized protein LOC142549734 isoform X1: MQRSERIPVSERFGPTRCKMEICGQVPSINLRFHQMEAFKPLTVRCNLSQNPISPEHLGRNMFILGMGFVGRFFASDLKSRGWAVSGSCTSVAKKNELEKMGYASHVFDANDPRPEILEIVKSHTHLVVSIPPVAGVGDPMLRDKEFVENILEDGRLQWLVYLSTTSVYGDCGGAWVDEEYTIRTTSERVIDRLSAEEEWLSLGRNLGIAAHVFRLGGIYGPGRRFIVIFKYFNILLTSWLLFSWIRVQSLSRIISCLFLFDSAIDTMLKQKPLSFSQKTRMYKNYTSRIHVADVCQALNASVLRPSPGKIYNIVDDDPAPRMEVFEYAQDLVEEKFSEHGEQYVSIDRDESLVKRLGSRGEKRVSNSRMKKELEVKLLHPTFRSGLRAIIDDMDLSVLQKPTGS, from the exons ATGCAGCGATCAGAAAGAATTCCAGTTTCTGAAAGATTTGGTCCAACCCGCTGCAAGATGGAGATTTGCGGCCAAGTCCCGTCAATTAATCTCCGATTTCACCAAATGGAAGCCTTTAAACCCCTTACTGTCAGATGCAATCTATCCCAAAACCCTATATCGCCGGAACATTTGGGTCGTAACATGTTCATTCTCGGAATGGGTTTCGTCGGACGCTTCTTCGCTTCCGATTTGAAGAGCAGAGGCTG GGCGGTGAGTGGGAGCTGCACAAGCGTCGCCAAGAAGAATGAACTCGAAAAAATGGGATATGCTTCTCATGTCTTTGATGCAAATGACCCACG ACCTGAAATTCTAGAGATTGTTAAAAGTCATACACATCTCGTCGTATCCATACCCCCAGTGGCGGGCGTTGGTGATCCG ATGCTGCGTGATAAAGAATTTGTGGAGAACATTTTAGAGGATGGGAGACTCCAATGGCTAGTATATTTATCAACCACAA GTGTGTATGGAGATTGTGGCGGTGCTTGGGTAGACGAAGA ATATACTATAAGAACTACGAGTGAGCGGGTGATAGATAGGTTATCTGCTGAGGAAGAATGGCTGAGCTTGGGTCGTAATCTCGGGATTGCAGCTCATGTATTTCGCCTTGGTGGTATATATGGCCCTGGTAGAAGGTTTATAgtaatattcaaatattttaacattttactAACTTCGTGGCTTTTATTCAGTTGGATTAGAGTTCAATCTCTGTCGAGGATTATATCCTGTCTTTTCTTGTTTGACAGTGCTATTGATACCATGCTGAAACAGAAGCCTCTATCATTTAGTCAGAAAACAAGAATGTATAAAAACTACACATCTCGTATTCATGTGGCCGATGTATGCCAAGCTCTCAATGCCAGTGTTCTGAGACCGTCTCCGGG GAAAATATATAACATCGTGGATGATGATCCTGCTCCAAGAATGGAAGTTTTTGAGTACGCCCAGGATTTGGTTGAGGAGAAATTTTCTGAACATGGAGAACAATATGTTTCTATAGACAGAGATGAATCCCTTGTCAAGAGGTTAGGTTCCAGGGGCGAGAAACGAGTTTCCAATTCTCGTATGAAGAAAGAACTGGAAGTGAAGTTGCTTCATCCCACTTTTAGGTCTGGATTGCGGGCCATCATTGATGACATGGACCTTTCAGTTCTACAAAAACCTACAGGTTCTTGA